Proteins encoded together in one Prosthecobacter debontii window:
- a CDS encoding Gfo/Idh/MocA family protein, with product MKDVRIGIIGGGLMGREMASAFARWCALTDVTVRPVLVSVADLNPSTLAWFDCIPSCTQKTTDYKELLSNPDVDVVYVAVPHNLHEKLYLDVLTAGKDLFAEKPFGIDLPSARRILEAVNSSGRFVRCSSEMPFFPGAQRAFEIARKGEIGRVLEVVSGFHHSSDLDPTKAANWKRLNATCGEGGALNDLGMHSCHLPLRLGWKPTRLFAQLQKGYPQRPDGKGGVTNCDTWDNAMLHTWTSIQGEEVPLRLEMKRLAPGATNTWYIEILGTDGGVRFSTAEPKTLWIFERGKEQWWKRTDLGFGTPFKAVTGGIFEPGFPDVIQQMWAAFLMERAGELNGRFGCATPEEAVATHEIFAAALESQRNGTVVSL from the coding sequence ATGAAAGACGTTCGCATCGGCATCATCGGCGGCGGTCTCATGGGTCGCGAAATGGCCAGCGCTTTTGCCCGCTGGTGTGCACTTACGGACGTGACCGTCCGCCCCGTGCTGGTTTCGGTCGCAGATCTGAATCCATCCACCCTGGCTTGGTTTGACTGCATCCCCTCCTGCACGCAGAAGACCACGGATTATAAGGAACTCCTCTCTAATCCTGATGTGGATGTGGTGTATGTGGCGGTGCCGCATAACCTGCATGAGAAGCTTTATCTGGACGTGCTTACTGCAGGCAAAGACCTCTTTGCAGAGAAACCTTTCGGCATTGACCTGCCTTCGGCCCGTCGCATTCTGGAAGCCGTGAACTCCAGCGGTCGTTTCGTCCGTTGCAGTTCCGAGATGCCCTTCTTCCCGGGGGCTCAGCGTGCGTTTGAGATTGCTCGCAAAGGTGAAATCGGTCGCGTCTTAGAAGTCGTCTCCGGTTTCCATCACAGCAGCGATCTCGATCCGACTAAAGCCGCCAACTGGAAGCGTCTCAACGCGACCTGTGGTGAAGGTGGCGCGCTCAATGACTTGGGCATGCACTCCTGTCACTTGCCCCTGCGCCTCGGTTGGAAACCCACCCGCCTGTTCGCTCAGCTTCAGAAGGGTTATCCTCAGCGTCCCGATGGCAAAGGTGGCGTGACGAATTGCGATACCTGGGACAATGCAATGCTGCATACCTGGACCAGCATTCAGGGTGAGGAAGTGCCCCTGCGTTTGGAAATGAAGCGTCTGGCTCCTGGAGCGACCAACACTTGGTATATCGAGATCCTCGGCACCGATGGTGGTGTGAGATTTAGCACGGCTGAACCCAAGACGCTCTGGATCTTTGAGCGCGGTAAGGAACAGTGGTGGAAACGCACCGATCTCGGCTTTGGCACCCCATTCAAAGCCGTGACGGGTGGCATCTTTGAGCCAGGTTTCCCGGATGTGATTCAGCAGATGTGGGCCGCCTTTCTCATGGAGCGTGCGGGTGAACTCAATGGCCGCTTTGGCTGTGCCACTCCTGAAGAGGCCGTGGCGACTCACGAGATCTTTGCTGCTGCCTTGGAGTCCCAGCGCAATGGCACGGTTGTCAGTCTCTGA
- a CDS encoding class I fructose-bisphosphate aldolase, protein MKQYRLNRLFNAKSGRCFDVAVDHGFFNQPGFLQGIEDMRVVIKTLVDAAPDAIQLTLGQARHLQEVQGRFKPSLVLRTDVANIYGKVLPESRFSLMIEETMLQAVRYDAACVCVNLFQIPGAPEVHEQCVENILRLKPQADYYGMPMMIEPLVFQENSVAGGYMVNGDETAITHLVRQAVELGADIVKADPTDDVSVYHKVVAAASGIPILVRGGGRVSDKEILERTQGLLAQGAAGIVYGRNVIQHPNPKGITQALMAMVHDNASVDEALKLVAA, encoded by the coding sequence ATGAAACAATACCGTCTCAATCGTCTCTTCAATGCCAAGTCTGGCCGCTGCTTTGATGTGGCGGTGGATCATGGATTCTTCAATCAACCTGGCTTCCTCCAGGGCATCGAAGACATGCGTGTGGTGATCAAGACCCTCGTGGATGCAGCACCCGATGCGATCCAGCTCACGCTGGGTCAGGCCCGCCATCTTCAGGAAGTCCAAGGCCGCTTCAAGCCCTCCCTGGTGCTGCGAACGGACGTAGCCAACATCTACGGCAAGGTGCTGCCCGAGAGCCGCTTCAGTCTGATGATCGAGGAAACCATGCTTCAAGCCGTGCGTTATGACGCCGCATGTGTGTGTGTGAACCTGTTCCAGATCCCCGGCGCGCCTGAAGTGCACGAGCAGTGTGTGGAAAACATCCTGCGCCTGAAACCCCAGGCCGACTACTACGGTATGCCGATGATGATCGAGCCGCTGGTGTTCCAGGAAAACAGCGTGGCTGGTGGCTACATGGTGAATGGCGATGAAACCGCCATCACTCACCTTGTCCGTCAGGCCGTGGAGCTGGGTGCTGATATCGTCAAAGCCGACCCGACCGATGACGTGAGTGTTTATCACAAAGTCGTCGCCGCAGCCTCCGGCATCCCAATCCTGGTTCGTGGCGGTGGTCGTGTGAGCGACAAGGAAATCCTGGAGCGCACACAAGGCCTCCTGGCGCAGGGCGCAGCGGGCATCGTGTATGGTCGCAATGTGATCCAGCATCCGAACCCGAAAGGCATCACCCAGGCCCTCATGGCCATGGTGCATGACAATGCGAGTGTGGATGAAGCTCTGAAACTTGTCGCCGCCTAA
- a CDS encoding TIM barrel protein, producing MSTPTNYRFSFGPWNISEGADPFGTEVRAVFPHEEKFALYRPLGFEGVQFHDDDVVPGMDDLTPDQIAKKSGEVKAMLANQGLIPEFVAPRLWFAEQTTDGAYTSNSASDRDYAWDRTKKCIDIARSIDCKAIVLWLSREGTYIREAKDARLAYQRILDTVNAMLDYDKEIEIWIEPKPNEPTDQAYVPTIGHAVALAYASSDHKRVKGLIESAHAILAGLDPSDEMAFALAHDKLGSVHLNDQNGLKYDQDKNFGGANLRVAFNQVRVLEEAGYGKRGEFIGLDVKAMRTQRGCPVTDHLKYSREIFMHLVDKVRSVDNNLIQQFRDARDYEALELYVMKHLMGLQ from the coding sequence ATGAGCACCCCAACCAACTACCGTTTTTCCTTTGGCCCCTGGAACATCAGCGAAGGCGCTGATCCCTTTGGAACCGAAGTCCGCGCCGTTTTCCCTCACGAGGAAAAGTTTGCCCTGTATCGCCCGCTGGGTTTCGAAGGCGTGCAGTTTCACGACGATGACGTCGTCCCTGGCATGGATGACCTGACGCCTGACCAGATCGCTAAGAAGTCCGGGGAAGTGAAAGCCATGCTGGCCAATCAGGGGTTGATTCCTGAGTTTGTCGCCCCGCGTCTCTGGTTTGCTGAGCAGACCACCGATGGTGCCTACACTTCCAACAGCGCCTCGGATCGCGACTACGCCTGGGATCGCACGAAGAAGTGCATCGACATCGCCCGCTCCATTGATTGCAAAGCCATCGTGCTCTGGCTTTCCCGTGAAGGCACCTACATTCGCGAAGCCAAGGACGCCCGTCTGGCTTACCAACGCATCCTCGACACCGTGAATGCCATGCTGGACTACGATAAGGAGATCGAAATCTGGATCGAACCCAAGCCGAATGAGCCGACCGATCAGGCCTATGTGCCGACCATCGGCCACGCGGTGGCCCTGGCCTATGCTTCCAGCGATCACAAACGCGTGAAGGGCCTCATCGAAAGTGCCCATGCCATCCTCGCTGGCTTGGACCCGAGCGATGAAATGGCATTTGCTCTCGCTCACGACAAGCTGGGCAGCGTCCACCTCAATGACCAGAACGGCCTGAAGTATGACCAGGACAAGAACTTCGGCGGAGCCAATCTGCGTGTCGCCTTCAATCAAGTCCGTGTGCTTGAAGAGGCCGGCTACGGCAAGCGCGGCGAATTCATCGGCCTGGATGTGAAAGCTATGCGCACCCAGCGCGGTTGCCCTGTCACCGACCACCTCAAATACAGCCGCGAGATCTTCATGCACCTCGTGGACAAGGTCCGCAGTGTGGACAACAACCTCATCCAGCAATTCCGTGACGCTCGCGACTACGAGGCGTTGGAATTGTATGTGATGAAGCACTTGATGGGACTCCAATAA
- a CDS encoding helix-turn-helix domain-containing protein, translating to MCYESAVQVEREQIQIPSGHSFRVLRWSRSLREVENVLGPEQVERVKGEGTHWHFHVEMELTLFTSGTGTRFVGDHIGSFAAGDLVLLGERLPHYWHTRGSSSGISVQWHFPLGHALWSFPETASLSDLFRQASHGLRIRGPAAQQVAAWMQELTQAEGMDQLALLLRILACIQRTSTQEPQPLSARSFALATETHYQQAIAKAVRHLAAHFREEVRLEDVLKLTHLSRPTFARQFKKHSGRTFSEFLNRLRIQAACRDLQETDRSVLEIAMHSGFTQLSFFNRLFRRVMKCSPREYRGMKRG from the coding sequence ATGTGTTATGAAAGTGCCGTGCAGGTCGAACGTGAACAGATTCAGATTCCCAGCGGGCATTCCTTTCGAGTGCTGCGCTGGTCGCGTTCCCTACGAGAGGTGGAAAACGTCTTGGGACCGGAACAGGTCGAGCGTGTGAAGGGCGAGGGCACCCACTGGCATTTCCATGTCGAGATGGAACTCACACTTTTCACCTCCGGCACGGGCACGCGTTTCGTGGGGGATCACATTGGCTCCTTCGCGGCCGGAGATCTTGTCCTGCTGGGGGAAAGGCTGCCTCACTACTGGCACACTCGTGGCTCCAGCAGCGGCATCTCTGTGCAATGGCACTTTCCGTTAGGCCATGCTCTTTGGTCGTTTCCAGAGACGGCATCCCTCAGCGATCTCTTCCGCCAAGCCAGCCACGGTTTGCGTATTCGAGGCCCTGCCGCGCAACAAGTCGCCGCCTGGATGCAGGAACTGACGCAGGCCGAGGGCATGGATCAGCTCGCCCTGCTGCTGCGTATCCTCGCCTGCATTCAGCGGACCTCTACCCAGGAGCCGCAACCCCTCTCCGCACGCTCTTTTGCCCTGGCGACCGAGACCCACTACCAGCAGGCCATCGCCAAAGCGGTGCGCCACCTCGCGGCGCATTTCCGTGAGGAGGTGCGTCTGGAAGACGTGCTGAAACTCACCCACCTCAGCCGCCCCACCTTTGCCCGTCAGTTCAAAAAACACTCCGGTCGCACCTTCAGCGAGTTCCTCAATCGCCTCCGCATCCAAGCCGCCTGCCGCGACCTTCAAGAAACGGATCGCAGTGTCCTAGAAATCGCCATGCACAGCGGCTTTACCCAGCTTTCTTTCTTCAATCGTCTGTTCCGCCGCGTGATGAAATGCAGCCCGCGGGAGTATCGGGGGATGAAGCGAGGATAA
- a CDS encoding Txe/YoeB family addiction module toxin has translation MSYKLVFTRHAQKDAKKLKGSHLAAKARELLDVIAKNPFANPPPYEALVGDLQGAYSRRINIQHRLVYQVIEEEKTVKVLRLWSHYE, from the coding sequence GTGAGCTACAAACTGGTTTTCACACGCCATGCGCAAAAAGATGCCAAGAAGCTGAAAGGCAGCCATTTGGCGGCCAAAGCCCGTGAACTGCTGGATGTGATTGCCAAGAACCCGTTTGCCAACCCACCACCCTATGAAGCCTTGGTCGGAGATCTGCAGGGTGCCTATTCGCGCCGCATCAACATCCAACATCGTTTGGTTTACCAAGTAATTGAGGAAGAAAAGACCGTTAAGGTTCTACGGCTTTGGAGTCATTACGAATGA
- a CDS encoding type II toxin-antitoxin system Phd/YefM family antitoxin, translated as MKTVTATSARADFYNLIDATLANHEPVQITGKRGNAVLVSESDWRAIQETLYLLNIPGMRDSIVEGMKTRIEDCSEDIDL; from the coding sequence ATGAAGACGGTCACGGCAACATCCGCACGCGCAGATTTCTACAATCTCATTGATGCCACGCTGGCAAATCATGAGCCGGTCCAAATCACGGGTAAGCGTGGCAATGCCGTTTTGGTTTCTGAATCCGACTGGCGGGCCATTCAAGAGACACTCTATTTGCTCAATATCCCCGGCATGCGGGACTCGATTGTCGAAGGGATGAAAACGCGAATCGAAGACTGCAGTGAGGACATTGACTTGTGA
- a CDS encoding Txe/YoeB family addiction module toxin, with the protein MKLLFSSQAWEDYTYWQQVDKKIVQKINGLLKDISRTPYSGIGKPEPLKHALSGFWSRRITDEHRLVYRVEGDTIQVAQARYHYE; encoded by the coding sequence ATGAAACTCCTGTTTTCATCGCAGGCTTGGGAGGATTACACTTATTGGCAGCAGGTGGATAAAAAGATCGTTCAAAAGATCAACGGTCTGCTGAAAGACATCTCTAGGACACCTTACTCAGGCATTGGCAAACCCGAGCCATTGAAGCATGCACTCAGTGGTTTTTGGTCACGCCGCATCACGGACGAACATCGTTTGGTTTATCGTGTGGAGGGCGACACGATCCAGGTCGCGCAGGCTCGGTATCATTATGAGTGA
- a CDS encoding type II toxin-antitoxin system prevent-host-death family antitoxin: protein MKAITYTAARESLAATMDRVCEDHDPVIITRNRDQAVVLMSLEDYESLHETAMLLRSPANARRLLNSIEELKAGKGVSKTLDELEA from the coding sequence ATGAAGGCGATCACCTATACGGCGGCTCGGGAAAGCTTGGCGGCGACGATGGATCGTGTCTGTGAGGACCATGATCCGGTCATCATCACGCGTAATCGCGATCAAGCTGTGGTACTCATGTCGCTGGAGGATTACGAATCTCTCCATGAAACCGCGATGCTTCTGCGTTCCCCTGCCAATGCCCGTCGTTTGTTGAACTCCATTGAAGAACTGAAAGCTGGCAAAGGCGTCTCTAAAACTCTGGATGAACTGGAAGCATGA
- a CDS encoding histidinol-phosphatase produces the protein MLTDYHTHHPLCRHAEGHPIEYARHARSIGLAEIGFSDHNPTPEFLDEWRMTWDELPVYLAEVEQAREAVPEIPVRLSLECDYLEGREAWTDRIAKLAEWDYLIGSVHYIQDGLAVDDPKYMNHFKTQPEILEMWKNYWRLYEKMIRAQQHDFYAHPDLAKRFGALPTGDLRPYYEPVIQALADTKGVMEVSTASLRKGLNEFYPARAMLEMAFSAGVPIVINSDAHKPTDVGADFAQALEFVRSVGYRETVRFEKRQRRVVPLPETWPL, from the coding sequence GTGCTGACCGACTATCACACCCACCATCCCCTGTGCCGTCATGCGGAGGGGCATCCGATTGAATACGCCCGCCATGCCCGTAGCATCGGCCTCGCTGAGATTGGTTTTTCGGATCACAACCCGACGCCGGAGTTTCTGGATGAATGGCGCATGACCTGGGATGAGCTGCCGGTCTATCTGGCCGAGGTGGAGCAGGCTCGCGAAGCGGTGCCAGAGATCCCGGTGCGACTGAGCCTGGAATGCGATTACCTGGAGGGACGCGAGGCCTGGACGGATCGCATCGCCAAGCTGGCAGAGTGGGATTACCTCATCGGCAGTGTGCATTACATCCAGGACGGCTTGGCCGTGGATGATCCGAAATACATGAACCACTTCAAGACTCAGCCGGAGATCCTGGAGATGTGGAAGAACTACTGGCGGCTGTATGAAAAGATGATCCGCGCTCAGCAGCATGACTTCTATGCGCACCCAGATCTGGCCAAGCGTTTCGGGGCCCTGCCTACGGGGGATCTTCGGCCTTATTATGAACCTGTGATCCAGGCCTTGGCGGATACGAAGGGTGTCATGGAAGTGAGCACGGCAAGCCTACGCAAGGGACTCAACGAATTTTATCCCGCACGTGCCATGCTGGAGATGGCCTTCAGCGCCGGGGTGCCTATCGTGATCAATTCCGATGCCCATAAACCCACCGATGTGGGAGCAGACTTTGCTCAAGCTTTAGAGTTCGTTCGCAGTGTCGGCTATCGTGAAACCGTGCGCTTTGAGAAACGCCAGCGTCGTGTGGTGCCCCTGCCGGAAACATGGCCGCTTTGA